Genomic window (Arachis hypogaea cultivar Tifrunner chromosome 13, arahy.Tifrunner.gnm2.J5K5, whole genome shotgun sequence):
TCTCAATTCGTACTTGCTAGGTTTCCCTCTCGCTGCTgctactcctcctcctcctcctccgccaAGAAAGGCCGCAAGAAGAAGGTGGTGGAGCCTGAACCTGTGGCGTCTGTTATGGAGCACGAGGAGAAGGACGCCTTCTTTGTGGTCCGAAAGGGGGACGTTGTTGGAGTATATAATACACTCGTTGATTGCCAGTCTCAAGTTGGATCCTCTGTAATTATTCTCTTTTGGAACCCTATATTATCTATAATGCTCTCTTATTCATGTTTCTAACAATTAGTTTCTATTGTTGCTACTATTCGAATTACTTTTTGTTGTTTCCcctttttagataattattctcTTATCTGCTTGTAACCTTCTAGCATGATTACAATGGGTGGTGGTGTtaatttatctgttttattggaCAGGACACTAGTGGCTATTTATGTGGTTGTTTTGTTTGTTGTTCTTGTTTCCCATGACAATAGTGAAATGTAGAAGGAATATTCAAAGGCTATTGAGAATGAGGTATTGACTTTTCCCATTGTGTTATTGTCTTGCCTTTCAGGTATGTGATCCTCCTGTTAGTGTGTACAAGGGATATTCTTTGTCGAAGGATACTCAGAATTATCTTGTTTCGCGTGGACTCAAGAATGCTTTGTACACAATTAGAGCTGCTGATTTGACAGAGGATTTGTTTGGCATGCTTGTTCCTTGCCCTTTCAAAGTATGTAACTTTTCCATTGTGttcaatattattttcattttgtcaAATCTGTTACTTCTTGCCTGACCAACATAGCATGCGAAAAAAGTTAGTATAGCTGTTAGTTGAAGGTATTCCATTCTATTAAAATTTATGTCCACTTCTAAGTTCTACCGATACTATTTTTTCTCTTGTCCATATTATTTATCATCTTTGATCCCAAGCTTATATCGCATCCTTAACATTAATTTTGAATCAAAGGTCTTGGCCAAGTTTTGATTTAGAGTAATTTGAGTTGATAGTCGAATTTGCTCCAAGGTTGTGTAAAATATCTATTACATTCATATTAGAAGGGTATAGATGACTCTTATGGGACACGGGAGTATTTCCTGTATGGCCTGTACACTTCTATACTCTTGCAAGATAATATTTTCCTGTATGGCTTAAAATTCTCTCTTTTTCATTGATATGCTCTGTTACTTTTTGATAGAGATTAGAAATCCCCattttatcatgtattcttaTATATCATCTAGGTAGTGGGAAGTTGTATGTTGTGTAAACTTTTTCCTTCTGTAAACATATCATCTAGATTTATGGCTGACACATTGCTGTTTTCTTCATAAAAGCTTATGCTTTCTCCCTACATAGTATGTACCCTCTAAATACCATTTAAATAAGTATGAGGTTTATTCATTAAGCTAATCATGGATTATATGTCTCAGGATCCTGCTTCTATTGAAAGGGCCACTTCAAGTAACGATGTATCGAAAAAGAGATCTGTAGAGATGCTTGAACTAGATAATGTGGTAAGTTTCCTACAATTTGGAAGTACATGGTTATCAAGAAGCCAAATATAATAACTACATGCCTAAAAATGTTATTTATGTCAAATATgttgtaaattttaaatttgtgttaaaattatcAATTCTTGAGCAACTTTCATATTGAGAAAAGTTTGGATATCATTGTTATTATAGATATCTGAATTATGTTATCTATATAACACCCATTACATGTCTCTACACTGTACTCTTTTATCTGTCCCTCTAACTGTAGGTTACATTTTGCTGCATTGGTTCTTAGTTAGCTGGAAATTTATAATAATTGTCACCCATTTTCTGTCACATGGTATTAATCATATGCATCTGTGTAAATATATGGTAGTAAAGACGAGTAATAATGTGCTACGCATGCTGGCAGAAGTTTAACTTATATAAAGGCTTGAATTATTGTTTGGTAGTAATGTAATAAAAAACGTACACTGGACTTTCTGTACCAGATACTACACTTGTACTGGCATCAtctatcacttttttttttttttttataaattttaaaattctgtgTGTTTCCTAACTGGATGCAGAGTTCAAACTCTTTTTTTGGCactttttaaaatctatttaAGACATTTCATTATTGCGTAGCAAAAGGTAACTGGAATGGCCTCCATCTCCGAAGATCCCTTCAGAAAGCAAGTCAAGTTAGATCATGTTGCAGCAGCTGAAGAACCTTATGGAAATGTAAGCAGTAAAAGATAATATATTGATGCGCatgaatccttttttttttttgttgcttggTGCTACTGTTATTTCAACAATAACTACCATGCTTAAACCATGAGGGATTATAATAATTAAACTATTGAATGACAGTCTACCAAAGTTACATCCACAATGACATGTCACTTTCCttttatttggaaaaaaaaaggtATTTAAGGGAATGATTGAATGGTGATGCTCTTAgggtttttagtaaaatattgaCTAAAATGCACATGACACCATGTTAGTTCAGTTGGCTTATAAATAGTTGAAAGTAGTtgcattttatataaaatatcaagTGACACACAAGTTACATTATTTCCTTCACATCATTTTATGCATAGTTTTCTTGCCAATTTGCAACGTTATGACCCACATTTGACCAAGACAATAATTTCTCGTCTGTCCACCATGCACTGGGCAGCCTGAGATGTTGATAAGTGACAGCCCTTATTTGAAAGTCTATATGAGGAGAAGAGCGAGGGATGATGGGCCAACAGCCCAAGTTGTAAATCCAGCAATAATTTAATAAACTAGGGATGGGTAGTCAGGAATGCATTGGGGGAATAAATATCTGCTATAAGAGTAGTTAGAGCCTTAGAGATTGTTCAGTTGGTTGAGTACAGTTAGCTCTCGGGGAGTTGGAAAATCCTTCCAAATTAGGGAACAGTTAGCTCTTGGAGAGTTTGAGCCACATTGACCAAGATCAGTTCAATAACACAGTGACACCTCTTTCATCACTTTCCCTCTATTCCAGTTTCATCAGAAGCACTATTCATTGGTTAAACTCGAATAGATTGCTAACTCCTTTATTAGAAAGGggagaaagaaaatgcaaattcAAGTTTTATAGGGTGATCTCAAGTAGTCCTATTGAATATTGATGTTCTGAGTGAATATTTCTTATTAACTTAGGATTCATTTGATTATTTGATGCTTTTAAATCTCTTTTTTGCTtatagaaaaagtaaaaataaaaagaaaatcttTATAGTCATCTATCCCTTTGTATCAGACCTGCCTTCTTGAGTTCGATGGTGCATCAAAAGGAAATCCTGGAAAAGCCGGTGCTGGGGCTATTTTGCGTTCTACTGATGGAAGTGTGGTATACATTTGATGTTGCTGTTtatatatgtatcattttttacAACCCTTAATCCCATTAgctattattagtttattactttAAAGATTTGTAGGTTGCGTGAAGGTGTGGGTATAGCAACATGCAATGCTGCTGAATATCGTGCAATGATATTAGGAATGAGATATGCTCTTAAAAAGGGATTTTCTTCTATCCGTATCCAGGGTGACTCCAAGCTTGTTTGCATGCAGGTTGGCCATCTTTTATGCTTACATCAGTTAGTTTATTCTGGTATACATGAGCTATTTTTGTTGTTTCCTTATAGTTTGCATCTAACGGCTCCTTTTCTTCTCTGTATTTCAACATTTATGTTCTGATCTTAAAGACCTCCTGTTGTCTGTTTAAAGACTGTCTTAgtaccaaaataataataataataaaaactgtCTTCACCAATGGCCTTGTAACCTTGTGGCACACCCAGCTTCCTTGAGAAAGACTTGATGTGGTTTTTGGCTTACAGTGAATTTCAATACTTTGATTTGAGCTGACCTTTCGTCATCCTGCTCACCAGGCTTTTGGATCTTTGGTTAACCAAGGAACAATAACCGTTGCTTTTGTTAGCAAGCATCGTAACTTTAATTTCAACCCATCAATTCTTGTAGCCCTTAAATTTTAGCATGCTTATAAACATTGTATACTTGCGTCTTAACAAGTTATAGGATATGCAGTCATGATGCATCACCACACTGGTGACTGATATTATCAAAATACTGACACTAGTAAACTACAAATCTTTTACTTTGGGACTTGATAATAAAATAACCCACTGGGTGCTGAAGTCAGTTATTTTTAAAGCAAATTATGGGTTAATGACATGGTGGGAAACctgaattttaatttgaaaatatcctCTAGAGTCTAAATAGAAGAAAAGTATATGATTTCATCTATGctcttctttatctttatctttatcctaGTTTCATTTGCAACTAAATGGTTACCAATTTCTATAATTTGTAGTTTTTCTTCCCCTCCCAATAATCTCATGCTATTGAATCAAACAGAT
Coding sequences:
- the LOC112791837 gene encoding uncharacterized protein isoform X1 is translated as MNCFSNLSSYTAAILARFLSSRRSLCNFPIKLTLPPTLSPRSQFVLARFPSRCCYSSSSSSAKKGRKKKVVEPEPVASVMEHEEKDAFFVVRKGDVVGVYNTLVDCQSQVGSSVCDPPVSVYKGYSLSKDTQNYLVSRGLKNALYTIRAADLTEDLFGMLVPCPFKDPASIERATSSNDVSKKRSVEMLELDNVQKVTGMASISEDPFRKQVKLDHVAAAEEPYGNTCLLEFDGASKGNPGKAGAGAILRSTDGSVICRLREGVGIATCNAAEYRAMILGMRYALKKGFSSIRIQGDSKLVCMQIDGSWKVKNENLSTLYKVAKELKDQFSLFQISHVLRNLNSEADAQANLAINLADGQVQEERV
- the LOC112791837 gene encoding uncharacterized protein isoform X2, which produces MNCFSNLSSYTAAILARFLSSRRSLCNFPIKLTLPPTLSPRSQFVLARFPSRCCYSSSSSSAKKGRKKKVVEPEPVASVMEHEEKDAFFVVRKGDVVGVYNTLVDCQSQVGSSVCDPPVSVYKGYSLSKDTQNYLVSRGLKNALYTIRAADLTEDLFGMLVPCPFKDPASIERATSSNDVSKKRSVEMLELDNVVTGMASISEDPFRKQVKLDHVAAAEEPYGNTCLLEFDGASKGNPGKAGAGAILRSTDGSVICRLREGVGIATCNAAEYRAMILGMRYALKKGFSSIRIQGDSKLVCMQIDGSWKVKNENLSTLYKVAKELKDQFSLFQISHVLRNLNSEADAQANLAINLADGQVQEERV